GTAATTCTTGTTGAAGACGCTTTTCCTATTTGCTTGCATTTATCATCAAGGATTTTTCCATCAAAAAGAATAGGTTTAAATTGATAAAGTAAAATTTCGGATCTTGCTTGAAGATCTTTAACAGTATTATCCAAAAAAAATTTTTTCATGACTATTGAAAAATAAAAGCCTACAGAAATTAAGCATAACGCTGAAATAAAAATATATGTAGGATATAAATTCCAAAAAAGTCGTTTTTGTTTTGCCATAAACTTTAATATTTAGCTGTTATTTTTTACAAGTATCTCTATAATTTTAGGGATATACTCATCTTTTTTATTTATATGAAATCTGCAGGCACCAACAGAGCGATGCCCTCCCCCTTCAAATTTTGCGAGCATTTCGCCTATATTTACATTACACTTTCGGTTAAAAATACTCTCGCCTACACTCACTATAACTTTGTCCTTGTCATTATCATCATATCTTATTTTTACATTAACGATAGATTCTGGGAAAAGAGAATATATAAGGAATCTATTTCCAGATGGAGGCATCTCAAATTCAGTAAAGTCTGTTATAGAAACTTCACCAATTATTTTTGTATGCGCGAGTAGAAAATCCTTATATTTTTTATTTTGATTAATAAACTCTTCACATTGTTTTTTTACATCTGAATCCTTCATTATTGTATATATTTCATTTGTTCTGAGTAAATTAACAACTTTATTCCAATACCATTCATCATTTTTATCTCTGCCTGAAATAGTCATAGAAAGTAAAATATAAGGATCATTTTCAGGGTTAAGAACTTCTTCATAACTCAAAGCTGCTGAGTCAATTTTATCAGTATGTTTAACTAGCTCACTGTAATCTTTTTTAAAAATATTTTTATAATATTTGAAAATGATTGAAGCTGCGGAAGGAAGTAGTTCAAATGCTCCTTCAAAAGGAGTGTCTATTTTATTACTGCAATGATGATCAAACCATAGACTACAATTTTTGTGATATGGAAGATTCGCCAAGATATCTCCTTTTTTTATTTGGACTAATCCTTTTTGTAAATCACTTGGTTCTGTCCATTTTATAGGCTCATTGATATCTTCGATGGCTTCTAAAAGAAATACAGCACATACAATTCCGTCAAAGTCAGGTCGTGTCACTATTCTCATAAATTTACTCCGCAGTTAATTAAAATTTCTATTAATATCAGAAAAAGTATCTGATGGTCTGGCAAATAGAAAGCCTTGACCATAGGGAACTTCTAATTTTTTAAGTATCTCATACTCTGCCGCTGTTTCTATTCCTTCAACAATAATTTCCGATTCAATCTTCTTTGCAAGAGTTACCATTGCCTTAATAATTTCCTGTTTTACATAGCTTTTATCAATCCCCCTTACAAAGGATATATCTACTTTCAAATAGCCAGGATTCAACTCCATTATTCTTTCTAAATCCGAATATCCTGTACCTATATCATCTCCAGCATGAACTATTCCGATATCAGTATAGTCTTTTAATGAATCCCTAAAAAGATCATAATTTTCTATTGCAAGCTTTTCACTTATTTCAAACACAACATTTTCTGGTTTTATATCGAGGTCTTGTAGAAGATTTTTAAGGTATATGCCTCTAAATTGAGGGTCATGAATAGTTGTACTTAAAGTATTAACAAATATTTTTTTGTCTATTTTAAGATTTTTTATCTTTTTTAATGCTTCTTTTCTGCAAAGTCCGTCCAGTTCAAATGAAAGTCCGCATTCTGAAGCCATAATGAAAAGCCTTAAAGGATTAAAAAATTCTGTCTCTTTTGGACCTCTTGATAGGGCTTCATATCCAAAAATTTCTAAATTTCTTAAATCTACTATTGGCTGAAAAATAGTTGTAATATTTTTTTCAATGATAATCTTTTGAAGATTATATTTACTCATATAATTTCTCTTTATATCTCGAAATTCACCCATTTTCTTTGCATTTGATACGAGCTTCATTATTGTTCGCATGTGATTAACCATTGGATTATAAATTTCAACTCCAAAACCAATAGTTGGGCGGCAGTATTCCTTCATATAAGGGTAGAGCAAATTAAAAACTTCTTCATCAAGCCCTATTCTTACCCTATCTGAAATTTCATCTAAATGGAGTAAAAGCTGAGTTTTATCTTCCCTTGGAGCGGATAAAAAAAGTAAAAAACTGTCAGGATCATATAAATCTACAACTAGTACATCTTCGTTTCTAAATTCTTTTATTTTAATTGCTTTAAGCTTATCTGTTATTAAAGCTAAAAGATTATTATATGAATTGCTTCCGTAATGATATTCAATTTTTCTTAAACTTGATACTTGAATGGTTATGCAAGCCAAATATTTTAATTCAACAAATATATTTTCTATATTTTTATACTCTTTGATAATAGTTGGAAGATTTAAGTTCTTATTAAAATAAAAATCTTCATGAATTTCTTTTAGAACTAAATCGTTAAATTCCATATTTTACTCCTTACGGGTATTCGCTTAAAAATAGAAGTTTGTGCTGACAAAAAAGCATAAATAACTAAGCTCTCTAATATTTCCAAAACACTTTACATAGTCAATTTCTGCTCCGATAGACAGTTTTTCAAAAAGATAATAATCTGTCCCAAGTCCTCCTTTTACGCTAGGGCCGTATCCCGATGCAATTGAGTAAAATAAATATTCTCCTTTGTCAATCTCATGGGATGCTTTTGTAATACCAATGCCTCCTATAACATAAGGCCAAAAATTAGTGAAGGTATTAATTGAATATTTTAAGGAGCTATAAAGGGAAAATATATCTAACTTAACTTCTTCATCGGATAGTAAGCCTTTATATTGCCATTTAAAATCAGGTATGTAATCAAAACTAAATTCCCAAGCTATAGATTTTTCGAATCTATAGCCCATTTTAAAATCAAATCCGAATGCATTATCAAAATTAATTTTTCTATCAGGTATGTAAATATCATCATAATTAAAGGTTTCATAGGCATAGATTAATCCGCCTCCTATATAATGACCACTACGGACGAATTCGCTGCCTAAGGAAATACAAGGTAATAAAACTACAAATATAGCAAAGATAATTTTTTTCATGGGTTATCTCCTTAAATAGTTTGATAAAAAATTAAACTATTAACTATTGAATTTATGTTCTTGTTTTTTTTAAAATAAGATTTTATTATTTTTGCTAAAATAATCTATATAATTCTTTGTCGTCAATCATTTTATTTGTTTAATTATAAAGAATCTCTATAAAACTTAAAAGGGTGGTATTATACCTATGAAAAAATTTTTTTCAATAGTTGGGTGTGGAAGAGTAGGAAATGCCCTTGCTATTCAACTTAGCAAGGCAGGATATAAATGCTCTGGAATATCAAGTAAAAGCATTGAATCAGCAAAAAAAACAGCCATTTCCATTAAAGCAAAAAAATATACTATTCATCCATGGGAAGTTACTGATGGAGCTGATTTCATTTTTATAACAACGCCTGATTCTACAATAGCTGAAGTTTGTGATAATATATCATCACACAAAGGATTTAGTGAACGAAATATAATCTTTCATTGCAGTGGGTCATTACCTTCTACTATTTTAAATTCAGCAAAAAAGTTTAATGCAAAAATAGGATCACTCCATCCGTTGCAAAGCTTTGCATCAATTGATCCTAATATAAATCCTTTTAAAGGAATAATATGTGCCATAGAAGGAGATGATATCGCTGTAAATACTGGCAAACATATTATTAAAGACCTTGAATCTTTATGTTATGTTATAGAGACTCAAGGAAAAACTTTATACCACGCATCAGCGGTAGTAGCTTCAAATTATCTTGTAAGCCTTATGGATATGGCTTTAAAGCTTATGGAAAAGGCGGGGCTTAAAAAGGACGAAGCATTTAATGTTTTAAAACCCCTTATACTTGGAACCCTGAATAATATAGAAAAAAATGGAACAATAAAAGCTCTTACAGGTCCTATCGCTAGAGGAGATATTAACATAGTTATTAAACATATAAATGATATTAATTCCTTTGTTCCTGAACTAAGCTTTTTTTATAAAGTTCTTGGACTTTATACAGTTGATTTGGCAAAAAATAATATGATATCCGATGAAATCGCAAAAAAGTTTAAAGAACTTTTATTATAGATAATATTATCAATAACAAAAGAATAGAACTGATACATCTAATACTTTTAGCCTTAGACAAAGATTGATATTATTGACAATAATATCAATAAAACCTCCATGTATATCAGATATTCTGTTTAATAAAAACATTATGATCAACAAGGGACACAGAATGGATATGTCCTTTAATTATTTTTTGATCTCCGAATATGTTAATTATCCTAATATGCCCTTCTTTATCTGGTTCAATTATATCGACTGATTCCATAATTAATTCTTTCTCATTTTCTTTGAGGAAATAAGCGTTTGCTTCGCACATAAAACAATACCTCCATTATTTTTTGTCTGATAGTATATTTTCAATATGTAAATTTATTATTTCATCAATTAAGTGTGGCAACGGCATATTAGATACACCCAATATCGTTACATTTTCTTGGGTCAATGGTATGAGTATTTTTCTTGCTGGACTATTTGCTATTGCTTCGGCAATGTTAGGAGTCACTTCGCCCATCATGGAATTAGCTATAATTATGCCTATTGGCCCAATAATTAAATCAGCGTTTGAACTTGTTCTTATGATAGCATTTTCTCCAGATGCTCCCTTATTTGCTCCAGACTTTAACATTTGAGCTGTTGCTATTGCATTTGTCCCAAGGGCAATTATTTCAACAGATTCCCCCAAATATTCTTTAAGCCTTTTTATTGCCGTACCTCCAATACCTCCGCCTTGACCATCTATAATACAAATTTTTTTCATAATTTATCCATTTTAATTTTAAACTGGAAACAAAAGTTTTAAAGTTTATTTATTTTTAAACTATTTTTTCGCTTATTTTTTGGATTCCTTTTGCTGGGACCTTTTTTTTTAGTAGAGCTTTTTTTTTTTGATTCTTCTTCTTCTTCAGAAAAACCATAAAATACATAATGAGCTTTAATTATTTTTTTTGCAAAATCACCAGAGCTTATTATACTTGATCCCGCACTTTCAGCGAATTTTAAAACTTCATTATCTGAGCTTACAACAATAGCTCTTTCTCTTTCTTTTTCAGCCATTCTTTTTATTACACCGTCAGCACTTTCTTTTTTTGTAGAAAATATAATATCTATGCCGTTAATACTATCTCGTTCATCATATAATGAATATTTGCTGTTTCCATCGAAAACAACCGTTATCGTATATTTTTTTATTTTTTTATAGATAGCTAATGCATCAATAAGAGAATCTCTTTCTATAGGAACATTTACACTGTAAAACAAACTTGAAATTTTTGAATTACGCAGCAAGTTATATCCATCTACTATTATATGAACGGACATATCTATAATTAAAAAAGAACGATTAATTTTAAAATTATTCTATTTCCCAATTACTTATATCCTTATCTTCACCGTCACCTCCTGGAACTCCATCTCTTCCATAAGATAAAATATCAAATTCTCCATGAACACCTGGAGAAAGATAAACAAACTCATTATTCCAAGGATCTTTCGGAACTTTGCCCTTATCAAGATAACCTCCCTGCCTCCAGTTTTGAGGTAATTTCCCAGCAGAAGGAGGTTCAACAAGAGATTGAAGGCCTTGTTCAGTTTCTGGATAAATATTATTATCTAATTTATAAAGCTTTAAAGCACTTTCTAAACTTTCTATCTGCATTTTAGCTTTAAGCTGCTTTGCTTGACCAGGAGTCCCCATTATTTTTGGAACGATAAGGCCAGCTAAAACCCCTAATATTACTATAACTACCATTAATTCAATCAAGGTAAAACCTTGATTGTTTTTTAGACAATTAGGCTTAGTCATTTTACTCTCCATTATTTTTAAATTTATGTTTAAAATCATTCAGAAAAAATGTTACTTTATTTTTTTTTCATTTTGTAATAAGAAAAAAAATAGCATATAGGATTTTATTGATTTATAATATTATTTTTTATAATTTTCAAGGGATTATATTAGGCTTATAAATTTAAAAATAATAAAGGTTAATATTGCTTTAGATTTTAGTTAGGTGCACATGAATGATCGAATTGGAACTATTCTTTTTGTTGATGATGAAGAAAGTATTCTTGAAATTGTTGAAGAATACTTTCAGCATAAAGGGTATAAAGTAATAACAGCAAATAATGGAATAGAAGCTACAGAAATTTTAAAACATGAACCAATTGATTGCTGTTTTACTGACATAAATATGCCTGAAATGGATGGATTGGAGTTAGCTGAATATATATGGAATAGTGATAAAACTGTCCCTGTTATAGTAATGACAGGCTATCCATCAATGGAAACAACTATAAAAACCATGAAAAGCGGAGTAGTTGATTTTTTGATTAAGCCTGTAAGCTTAAATCAAATGGAGCTTTGCCTGCAACGTGTTTTAAGGGAAAGAAAGCTTTTTGTTGAAAATATTTTGCTAAAAAAAGAATTAGCAGAAAAGCAAAAGCTTGAAAAATTAAACAAAGAACTGCTATACAAGGTAGAAGAACTTCATACTTTAAATAAAATAATGAGCAGTTTTACCTTGGTAGGAACAACTGCTGATGTTTATAAGCAGTTAACTGACTTGTGTATAGAAATAAGCAAAGCTTCTGAATCAAAGTTTTATATTATTAATGAAACTTTAGAAAAATCATTTGAGGTAGCATCATCTATTTATCAAGAAAAATTAATAGCACCTATAAATAATTTAGAAATACCTGAACACTTAATAATGGAAATAGCAAAAGAAGATCTTCCCCTTTTGATTTCAGAAAATAAAGGACAGACTGATTTCCCAAATCAAATTAAATCTTTTATGGGCGTTCCTCTTAAAATAAGAGAAAAAGTTTTCGGGGTTCTTGTTTCGTTAATTTGTAACAGTGATAAACGATTTAATGAAAGAGATTTATATTATATTAGCTTCATGGCTCAAAATGCTTCATACACTATTGAAAACCTAATACAATACGAAATTATTTTTGAAAACCTTTCTGCTGCCCATAAATCTTTAATAAATGCAAATGAAGCAAGAGATCCTTATACAAAACAGCATTCCCACAGAGTAACAACTATTGCTGTCAGAATTGCTAAACAAATTGGATGCAATGAAGAAGAGTTAGATATTTTAAGAATAGCAGGGCCTCTTCATGATATAGGAAAAATAGGTATTAGAGATGATATTCTTTTAAAGCCCGGCAGACTTACAGATGATGAATTTAAAAAAATAAAAGAGCATCCTGATATTGGTGCTAAAATTATTGGCGAAATCGGTATGTGGGAACACCATCAGCTTATGGTAAGACATCACCA
This Desulfobacterales bacterium DNA region includes the following protein-coding sequences:
- a CDS encoding exopolyphosphatase; the encoded protein is MRIVTRPDFDGIVCAVFLLEAIEDINEPIKWTEPSDLQKGLVQIKKGDILANLPYHKNCSLWFDHHCSNKIDTPFEGAFELLPSAASIIFKYYKNIFKKDYSELVKHTDKIDSAALSYEEVLNPENDPYILLSMTISGRDKNDEWYWNKVVNLLRTNEIYTIMKDSDVKKQCEEFINQNKKYKDFLLAHTKIIGEVSITDFTEFEMPPSGNRFLIYSLFPESIVNVKIRYDDNDKDKVIVSVGESIFNRKCNVNIGEMLAKFEGGGHRSVGACRFHINKKDEYIPKIIEILVKNNS
- a CDS encoding EAL domain-containing protein, encoding MEFNDLVLKEIHEDFYFNKNLNLPTIIKEYKNIENIFVELKYLACITIQVSSLRKIEYHYGSNSYNNLLALITDKLKAIKIKEFRNEDVLVVDLYDPDSFLLFLSAPREDKTQLLLHLDEISDRVRIGLDEEVFNLLYPYMKEYCRPTIGFGVEIYNPMVNHMRTIMKLVSNAKKMGEFRDIKRNYMSKYNLQKIIIEKNITTIFQPIVDLRNLEIFGYEALSRGPKETEFFNPLRLFIMASECGLSFELDGLCRKEALKKIKNLKIDKKIFVNTLSTTIHDPQFRGIYLKNLLQDLDIKPENVVFEISEKLAIENYDLFRDSLKDYTDIGIVHAGDDIGTGYSDLERIMELNPGYLKVDISFVRGIDKSYVKQEIIKAMVTLAKKIESEIIVEGIETAAEYEILKKLEVPYGQGFLFARPSDTFSDINRNFN
- a CDS encoding outer membrane beta-barrel protein, whose protein sequence is MKKIIFAIFVVLLPCISLGSEFVRSGHYIGGGLIYAYETFNYDDIYIPDRKINFDNAFGFDFKMGYRFEKSIAWEFSFDYIPDFKWQYKGLLSDEEVKLDIFSLYSSLKYSINTFTNFWPYVIGGIGITKASHEIDKGEYLFYSIASGYGPSVKGGLGTDYYLFEKLSIGAEIDYVKCFGNIRELSYLCFFVSTNFYF
- a CDS encoding DUF2520 domain-containing protein: MKKFFSIVGCGRVGNALAIQLSKAGYKCSGISSKSIESAKKTAISIKAKKYTIHPWEVTDGADFIFITTPDSTIAEVCDNISSHKGFSERNIIFHCSGSLPSTILNSAKKFNAKIGSLHPLQSFASIDPNINPFKGIICAIEGDDIAVNTGKHIIKDLESLCYVIETQGKTLYHASAVVASNYLVSLMDMALKLMEKAGLKKDEAFNVLKPLILGTLNNIEKNGTIKALTGPIARGDINIVIKHINDINSFVPELSFFYKVLGLYTVDLAKNNMISDEIAKKFKELLL
- a CDS encoding CooT family nickel-binding protein, which codes for MCEANAYFLKENEKELIMESVDIIEPDKEGHIRIINIFGDQKIIKGHIHSVSLVDHNVFIKQNI
- a CDS encoding DUF3842 family protein: MKKICIIDGQGGGIGGTAIKRLKEYLGESVEIIALGTNAIATAQMLKSGANKGASGENAIIRTSSNADLIIGPIGIIIANSMMGEVTPNIAEAIANSPARKILIPLTQENVTILGVSNMPLPHLIDEIINLHIENILSDKK
- a CDS encoding NYN domain-containing protein, translating into MSVHIIVDGYNLLRNSKISSLFYSVNVPIERDSLIDALAIYKKIKKYTITVVFDGNSKYSLYDERDSINGIDIIFSTKKESADGVIKRMAEKERERAIVVSSDNEVLKFAESAGSSIISSGDFAKKIIKAHYVFYGFSEEEEESKKKSSTKKKGPSKRNPKNKRKNSLKINKL
- the gspG gene encoding type II secretion system major pseudopilin GspG translates to MESKMTKPNCLKNNQGFTLIELMVVIVILGVLAGLIVPKIMGTPGQAKQLKAKMQIESLESALKLYKLDNNIYPETEQGLQSLVEPPSAGKLPQNWRQGGYLDKGKVPKDPWNNEFVYLSPGVHGEFDILSYGRDGVPGGDGEDKDISNWEIE
- a CDS encoding response regulator translates to MNDRIGTILFVDDEESILEIVEEYFQHKGYKVITANNGIEATEILKHEPIDCCFTDINMPEMDGLELAEYIWNSDKTVPVIVMTGYPSMETTIKTMKSGVVDFLIKPVSLNQMELCLQRVLRERKLFVENILLKKELAEKQKLEKLNKELLYKVEELHTLNKIMSSFTLVGTTADVYKQLTDLCIEISKASESKFYIINETLEKSFEVASSIYQEKLIAPINNLEIPEHLIMEIAKEDLPLLISENKGQTDFPNQIKSFMGVPLKIREKVFGVLVSLICNSDKRFNERDLYYISFMAQNASYTIENLIQYEIIFENLSAAHKSLINANEARDPYTKQHSHRVTTIAVRIAKQIGCNEEELDILRIAGPLHDIGKIGIRDDILLKPGRLTDDEFKKIKEHPDIGAKIIGEIGMWEHHQLMVRHHHERYDGKGYPDGLKGEEIPFLARILSVADSYDAMASDRAYRRKMEDSKILKILEGEIGKQFDPQIIEVFLKMYKDNDIVW